The following coding sequences lie in one Primulina huaijiensis isolate GDHJ02 chromosome 2, ASM1229523v2, whole genome shotgun sequence genomic window:
- the LOC140964294 gene encoding putative late blight resistance protein homolog R1A-3, with protein sequence MAYAALVSLLHATDQFLDLDLCFIPFTREKIESFQETINSLVAFLDKCPPICSQEINDLIREIRDVSYGAEDIIESLIATHFLQIDGSHGYQRLKKFREISFEQIVEKLESINTEVSNIQLDGNDVSYGAEDIIESLIATHFLQIDGSHGYQRLKKFREISFEQIVEKLESINTEVSNIQLDGNDVSYGAEDIIESLIATHFLQIDGSHGYQRLKKFREISFEQIVEKLESINTEVSNIQLDGNDVHDRRISVLAGSSREALRGNNSSLEALDDDLKMKLMEQLVAGCSQIDVIPIVGMGGIGKTTLARILCDSQLIKESFDIRGWVTVSQTYKVQEVVLGILKDIGVPLDKKKDVEQQLYQTLYGRKYLIVLDDVWDIQVWDDLKRLFPDKKNGSRIILTTRHSKVAAYTNSFGAYHEMQLLDEDSSWSLLCREIFPQKNCPSELVEIGKEIARQCHGLPLAISAIGGHLKKEKHTEESWEYVSGNVNMVLKTTNDPTLEILTLSYNYLPHHLKACFLYFGFFQEDRPIEVFRLVNLWVAEGFVKPSRWNSIEQVAEEYLREIIERNLVFVQKYDSFGKPKRCGIHDLFRDICIREAKKENLFYVLDTDAPPYDLLEINSLRRYVLHGYESPSVESNLTLRYYYEDYHVSDDSNYSYYPYFEDFNSSDANIEYDGSDNTPANEHEYRRKIRDVMLTTRSLVCHGINISQQIKLASGLLKVLNIRMESTKFPMGILEFINLKYLHLGNVREIPSSISRLRNLQTLIIRVMQIKSMPSEIWKMKQLRHLLIGGFHLLDIPDVQGEGTNAYFLEYLQTLSEIIDFTCKREVIERVPNLKKLKLLYSRDAVGWSFESLNNLVYLCKLESLRLDFWPGEYNFQNLVFPFSLKKLVLVGCRIPWKQMTIIGILPNLEVLKLKLRATKGKIWETNDGEFKRLKFLLIQLSTLAEWKTEKDHFPSLRHLILHYCPLGAIPYEIGEISTLEIIELKDCSPAAESSAKEVLGEDSDIKLIISSDENSLHPVTLRYTTDFCAQHFCESIKESCCIIL encoded by the coding sequence ATGGCGTATGCTGCTCTTGTGTCACTTTTGCATGCCACAGACCAGTTTCTTGATTTGGATTTGTGTTTCATCCCTTTCACAAGGGAAAAAATCGAGTCTTTTCAAGAAACTATTAATTCTTTAGTGGCATTTCTTGATAAGTGCCCACCTATTTGCAGCCAAGAAATCAATGATTTGATAAGGGAAATCAGAGATGTATCCTATGGAGCGGAGGATATCATCGAGTCCCTAATAGCAACTCACTTTCTGCAAATAGATGGAAGCCATGGTTATCAAAGATTGAAGAAATTTCGAGAGATCAGCTTCGAACAAATCGTGGAAAAACTTGAATCGATTAACACAGAGGTGAGCAATATTCAGCTAGATGGGAATGATGTATCCTATGGAGCGGAGGATATCATCGAGTCCCTAATAGCAACTCACTTTCTGCAAATAGATGGAAGCCATGGTTATCAAAGATTGAAGAAATTTCGAGAGATCAGCTTCGAACAAATCGTGGAAAAACTTGAATCGATTAACACAGAGGTGAGCAATATTCAGCTAGATGGGAATGATGTATCCTATGGAGCGGAGGATATCATCGAGTCCCTAATAGCAACTCACTTTCTGCAAATAGATGGAAGCCATGGTTATCAAAGATTGAAGAAATTTCGAGAGATCAGCTTCGAACAAATCGTGGAAAAACTTGAATCGATTAACACAGAGGTGAGCAATATTCAGCTAGATGGGAATGATGTTCATGACCGGAGAATTTCAGTTCTTGCTGGTTCCTCGAGGGAGGCTTTGAGGGGCAATAACTCTAGTTTGGAGGCACTGGACGATGATCTGAAGATGAAACTAATGGAACAACTTGTAGCAGGATGTTCCCAAATCGACGTCATTCCGATCGTTGGCATGGGAGGGATTGGTAAGACGACTCTTGCTAGAATCTTGTGTGATAGTCAGCTGATCAAGGAATCTTTTGACATTCGTGGTTGGGTCACAGTATCTCAAACATATAAAGTCCAGGAAGTTGTTTTAGGCATTCTAAAAGACATCGGCGTACCTTTGGATAAAAAAAAGGATGTCGAACAACAACTATATCAAACTTTATATGGCAGAAAGTATTTAATTGTATTAGATGATGTTTGGGATATACAGGTTTGGGATGACTTAAAAAGACTATTTCCAGATAAGAAAAATGGTAGTCGAATCATACTGACTACTAGACATTCGAAAGTGGCTGCATATACCAACTCTTTTGGCGCTTATCATGAGATGCAGCTTCTAGATGAGGATTCGAGTTGGAGTCTCCTATGTCGAGAGATATTTCCCCAAAAAAATTGTCCATCTGAACTAGTTGAAATTGGAAAGGAGATTGCAAGACAATGCCACGGTCTTCCTCTAGCTATATCTGCCATTGGTGGACATCTTAAAAAGGAGAAGCACACAGAAGAAAGCTGGGAGTATGTTTCTGGGAATGTAAATATGGTCTTAAAGACAACTAACGACCCGACATTGGAGATATTAACTCTGAGTTATAACTACTTACCCCATCATTTGAAAGCATGCTTCCTGTATTTTGGATTTTTTCAAGAAGATCGTCCCATTGAAGTATTTAGACTAGTGAATTTGTGGGTTGCTGAGGGATTTGTAAAGCCAAGTAGATGGAATAGCATAGAACAGGTTGCAGAAGAATACTTGAGAGAGATCATTGAGAGAAATCTTGTTTTCGTGCAGAAATATGATTCGTTTGGGAAGCCGAAGAGATGTGGCATCCATGATCTATTTCGAGACATATGCATTAGGGAGGCTAAAAAAGAAAACCTTTTTTATGTCTTGGATACAGATGCACCACCCTATGATCTTTTGGAGATAAATAGCTTACGGCGTTATGTCCTACACGGTTACGAATCTCCTTCAGTGGAGAGTAACTTAACCCTTCGCTATTATTATGAAGACTATCATGTTTCGGATGACAGTAATTATTCGTACTATCCGTACTTCGAAGATTTTAACTCTTCAGATGCTAATATTGAGTATGATGGAAGTGATAATACTCCTgcaaatgaacatgaatatcgACGCAAGATCAGGGACGTAATGTTAACGACCCGTTCTTTAGTTTGTCATGGTATAAATATTTCACAACAAATTAAACTAGCTTCAGGATTGCTCAAGGTATTGAACATTAGGATGGAATCAACAAAGTTTCCAATGGGAATTTTAGAATTCATCAACCTAAAGTACCTTCATCTTGGCAATGTTCGGGAAATCCCATCTTCAATATCTAGACTCAGGAACCTACAAACACTTATTATTCGGGTTATGCAGATAAAGTCTATGCCATCTGAAATTTGGAAGATGAAACAACTAAGGCATCTTCTGATAGGTGGTTTTCATCTTCTTGATATTCCTGATGTTCAAGGCGAAGGGACGAATGCATACTTTCTCGAATATCTCCAGACACTTTCAGAGATAATCGATTTCACTTGTAAGCGAGAGGTCATCGAAAGGGTCCCAAATCTTAAAAAGCTAAAACTTTTGTACAGCAGGGATGCTGTTGGCTGGTCATTTGAATCTCTGAACAATCTCGTCTATTTGTGCAAACTTGAATCATTACGCCTCGATTTTTGGCCAGGTGAGTATAACTTTCAGAACCTTGTCTTCCctttttccctaaaaaaattGGTGTTAGTAGGCTGTCGAATTCCTTGGAAGCAAATGACCATTATCGGTATCTTGCCCAATCTCGAGGTCCTCAAACTGAAGCTCAGAGCCACAAAAGGAAAAATCTGGGAGACCAATGACGGAGAATTCAAGCGATTGAAATTCCTCTTGATTCAGTTATCAACTTTAGCAGAGTGGAAAACTGAAAAGGACCATTTCCCAAGCCTTCGTCACCTTATCCTCCACTACTGTCCACTGGGGGCAATCCCGTATGAAATTGGAGAAATTTCGACCCTTGAAATAATTGAACTAAAGGATTGTTCGCCTGCAGCAGAGTCTTCGGCAAAGGAAGTGCTCGGGGAAGATAGTGACATCAAGCTCATAATTTCCAGTGATGAAAACTCATTGCATCCTGTTACTCTTCGTTATACCACTGATTTTTGTGCTCAACATTTCTGTGAGTCAATCAAGGAATCATGCTGTATCATCCTTTGA